GGTCGTGGCCGTGCTCGGTGTGATCGACGACGTGACGCGCCGTACGCCCATCGCGTTCGCCGAGGAGGGCCAGCTGCTCTACCTGCTGGGCGACACGCGCGAGGAGTTCGGCGGTTCGGCCTGGTCCCAGGTGGTCCACGACCACCTGGGCGGTCTGCCGCCGAAGGTGGACCTGGAACGGGAGAAGCTGCTCGCCGAGATCCTGATCTCGGGTTCCCGCGACGGGATGATCGACGCGGCGCACGACCTCAGCGACGGCGGTCTGATCCAGGCGGTCACCGAGTCCTGCCTGCGCGGCGGGCGGGGCGCCCGGCTGGTCGTGCCGGACGGTCTCGACGCCTTCACGTTCCTCTTCTCCGAGTCCGCGGGCCGCGCGGTCGTCGCGGTGCCGCGCAGCGAGGAGCTCCGCTTCACCGACATGTGCGGTGCGCGGGGGCTCCCGGCCCGCCGCATCGGCGTGGTCGACGGGGACGCGGTGGAGGTGCAGGGGGAGTTCACCGTCCCGCTGAGCGAGCTGCGCACCGCACACGAGGAGACCGTGCCGGCCCTGTTCGCCTGAGTCGCCGCACACGACGGAGTCCCCGCCCGGGCCTGGTCCGGGCGGGGACTCCGTCGTGTCCGGGGAGGGACTCGGTTGCCAAGAATTACGTAACTACGTACTTTGTGAGGCATGGGTCTGGAGGAGCGGGTCGCCGAGCTGGAACGGCGGATGGCGGCGCTGGAGCGGTCGGAGCCCCGTGCGCCGGTGGCCGCCGAAGGCGACTTCTGGGCCCTCGAAGGACTCAGGGGCCGGCTCGCGCGGGCGGGCGCGGAGGCCGGCGGGGTGCTGTTCACCGGCGCCGTGAGGCAGCCGACGGGGGAGCGGTACGAGTGGCAGATCGGCGCGCTCACCGAGGAACTGCTGGCCGGCGACTGGTCGGACCTGGCCGACTCCTTCGCGGCCCTGGGCAATCCGGTGCGGCTGCGCCTGCTGCGCGAGATCGTCGGCGGCCGCCGCACCGCGGCCGAGCTCGCCGAGCTCGAAGGGCTCGGCACGACCGGGCAGATCTACCACCATCTGCGCCAGCTGACCGCCGCGGGCTGGCTGCACACCGCGGGCCGCGGCCGGTACGAGGTGCCGGGCGTCCGCGTGGTCCCGCTGCTGGTGGCACTCTCCGCGGCACGTCCCTAGAAGAGGAACGGTCATATGTCCGTACGGAAGACGGCGACGGTCGGCGTCCGCGTGCTGTGGGCGGCCTTCTTCGCCCTGGCCGTCCTGACCCGCTTACTGGATCTGCGGTACCCCGACTGGCTGCGCTTCCTGCCGGCGGCCGCCGCGATCGCGCTGAGCGTCGCCCTGGGACGGGCCGCCCGGCGCCGCATCGACGCCCGGGGCGCGGCTCCCGTGGAGACCGCCTCCCCGGTCGCCGGGCGCTGGACCGCGCTGAACAGCCCGGCCGACAAGGTACCCAGCCACGGCACCCACGAAGCCGCCCAGAGCTTCGCGATCGACATCGTCGCCGAGTGCGAGGAGCACCCGCGGCCGCGTTTCGCCTCGCTGTGGCCGCTCACTCGCCGGAACCGGGAGTTCCCCGCCTTCAACGCCCCGCTGTACGCGGTCGCCGACGCCACCGTCGTCCGCGCCACCGACCGTCAGCGCGACCACATGAGCCGGAACTCGCTGCCCGCGCTGCTCTGGCTCCTTGCGGAGGGCGTGGTCAGGATGCTCGGCGGCACGGACCGGATCTTCGGCAACCACCTCGTGCTCGACCTCGGGGACGGCACCTGGGCGGTCTACGCCCATCTCCGGCGGGGTTCGCTCGCTGTGCGCGAGGGCGAGCAGGTGACTGCGGGGCAGCTCCTCGCCCGCTGCGGGAACTCGGGCAACTCCACCGAGCCGCATCTGCACTTCCAGCTGATGGACGGGCCCGACCTGGAGGCGGCGCACGGCGTCCCGTTCACCTGGCGCGGGGTCGGCGTACCGCGCAACAAGGAGACGTTCACCGCTCAGCCGGCGGCGCCCCAGAACGCGTCCGCCTCGTCGACGTCCTGAACGCACTCGTCGATGTCGGAGATCTTGCCGCCGACGATCGTGAACCAGAGCCCGCCGGGCATCTCGATCCCGCGGTCGCCGCGGTCGGCGTAGTACGTGTGGACGGCCATCACATGCCCGCGGCCGTCGGGGTAGGCGCCCCTGAGCTCGACCCGGAGGGTGCCGCCCGTGAGCTCG
The genomic region above belongs to Streptomyces marianii and contains:
- a CDS encoding ArsR/SmtB family transcription factor; amino-acid sequence: MGLEERVAELERRMAALERSEPRAPVAAEGDFWALEGLRGRLARAGAEAGGVLFTGAVRQPTGERYEWQIGALTEELLAGDWSDLADSFAALGNPVRLRLLREIVGGRRTAAELAELEGLGTTGQIYHHLRQLTAAGWLHTAGRGRYEVPGVRVVPLLVALSAARP
- a CDS encoding M23 family metallopeptidase, which translates into the protein MSVRKTATVGVRVLWAAFFALAVLTRLLDLRYPDWLRFLPAAAAIALSVALGRAARRRIDARGAAPVETASPVAGRWTALNSPADKVPSHGTHEAAQSFAIDIVAECEEHPRPRFASLWPLTRRNREFPAFNAPLYAVADATVVRATDRQRDHMSRNSLPALLWLLAEGVVRMLGGTDRIFGNHLVLDLGDGTWAVYAHLRRGSLAVREGEQVTAGQLLARCGNSGNSTEPHLHFQLMDGPDLEAAHGVPFTWRGVGVPRNKETFTAQPAAPQNASASSTS
- a CDS encoding nuclear transport factor 2 family protein encodes the protein MSEHPHSALVRRGYEAFGRGDMETLRSLLTADCVRHVPGGSRISGHYKGQDNVLDLYRELGELTGGTLRVELRGAYPDGRGHVMAVHTYYADRGDRGIEMPGGLWFTIVGGKISDIDECVQDVDEADAFWGAAG